A window of uncultured Gellertiella sp. genomic DNA:
CCCTCCCCTTCGCGCAAACCAGAGGTTTGCGTTGGGACGGGGTCAGGGGTGGGGTCAGCCGCGCCGTCCCCCGGATTTCGTCCGACACACACTATTTGAAGGAAACGCAAGATGCATTTCGGCTTGACTGAAGAACAGGACATGATCGTCAATACCGTGCGCACCTTCGTCGAGACGGAGCTTTATCCGCTTGAGAACGAAGTCGAGCGCACCGGGATCGTGCCGAAGGAAATCGGCATGGAAATCAAGCGCAAGAGCCTGGAACTCGGCTTTTACGCCTGCAACATGCCGCAGGATGTCGGCGGGGCCGGGCTTGACAACCTGACCTTCACGCTGGTCGAGCGCGAGCTTGGCCGCGCCTCGATGGGCCTTGCCGCCTATTTCGGCCGTCCCTCGGGCATCCTGATGGGCTGCAATGCCGAACAGCGCGAGCGCTACCTGATCCCCGCCGTCAAGGGCGAGAAATTCGATGCACTCGCCATGACCGAGCCGGATGCTGGTTCCGACGTGCGCGGCATGAAGTGCTTTGCCAAGCCCGACGGCGGTGACTGGGTCGTCAACGGCACCAAACATTTCATCAGCCATGCCGATATCGCCGATTTCGTCATCGTCTTCATCGCCACCGGCGAAGAGCAGACGCCGCGCGGCCCGAAGAAGCTGATCACCTGCTTCCTCGTCGACCGCGGCACGCCGGGCTTTGAAATCCGCGAGGGCTATTCCTCGGTCTCCCATCGCGGCTACCACAATTGCATCCTCGACTTCACCGATTGCCGCCTGTCGTCGGCCCAGATCCTCGGCGAGCTGCACAAGGGTTTTGACCTTGCCAATGACTGGCTCTATGGCACCCGCCTGACGGTTGCCGCCTCCTGCGTCGGTCGCGCCCGCCGGGTCTTCGACCTTGCCCTTCCCTATGCGGCGGAACGCAAGCAGTTCGGCAAGGCCATCGGCGCCAACCAGGGCGTTTCCTTCAAGCTCGCCGACATGATCACCGAGATCGACGCCGCCGACTGG
This region includes:
- a CDS encoding acyl-CoA dehydrogenase family protein; its protein translation is MHFGLTEEQDMIVNTVRTFVETELYPLENEVERTGIVPKEIGMEIKRKSLELGFYACNMPQDVGGAGLDNLTFTLVERELGRASMGLAAYFGRPSGILMGCNAEQRERYLIPAVKGEKFDALAMTEPDAGSDVRGMKCFAKPDGGDWVVNGTKHFISHADIADFVIVFIATGEEQTPRGPKKLITCFLVDRGTPGFEIREGYSSVSHRGYHNCILDFTDCRLSSAQILGELHKGFDLANDWLYGTRLTVAASCVGRARRVFDLALPYAAERKQFGKAIGANQGVSFKLADMITEIDAADWLTLAGAWRLDQGLPSNREIASAKLYASEMLARVTDEAIQIFGGMGLMDDLPLARFWRDARVERIWDGTSEIQRHIISRDLLRPLGA